GGCTAATTCAAACCACAAGATATGGGacattaaaatttatgattttgtctTCCCCCGTCTCTTCCGCaattagtaataaattaaaataaaaaatgcactataattaattattttttaaacttatataaaccgcatttttcatatttgatttcTCAAATATCACTCAATTATTATCGCAAAAAGTTATTTCTATACTTCAGTAGTCGTTTGGACTAGCTCCATCCATATTTACGAGCATAACTTATCATGGTAAAATAGTTAGTATCTcggtaaattatttttacttttagtttCGATTTTCTTTATGGTGAGTTGAAAGGGGGTTGGATGAAATTAAACACATTGCGTTCCTCTAGCTCCGTACTTGATAATAGGTTTTAAGTTATAGTAATTATTAGGCGTAGATGCAACCATATGTTTTATATAAAGTTGTAATGTAATTAATTGGATGATAGTCTGATATATGTGTAGTTGGAGGATAGAATAAATgtatattgaaaataaagttAATGACACatgcaaaattaaataataggtCAGTGTAGACAGTGGGATGGTGTGTATTCAATTTATAATTGAGTACAAATATACGTATATACAAGAGTATAATTGTATCGAAATGTTTAATTAACATTGACAtatgttaatttttatatttgtgtttACAAGTGAGTGGATTAGATCGGATTGAAAATACAGTGTTAAAATAGATTGGATTGACTTGTGAATATGTGTAAAGAATATTAGATCGGATTAAATATGAATGGAGGATAATGGTTCTAATTCACTTTAATGTCTTAAAAGACATTAATTTGAATTAGCTTTACAAgtaaaaagaatttattttaaggGTGAGTCTGGtagaattaaatttaaaatgttttctaattcatgttttaagaaataacttttaaatagacttttttttttaatttaagaaaaatgactttcTTTATAAAGTAAGAGAGATATTTTTTGTTCTCTATCAACCTTATAATCCAACCGATCCATGACATGACTCCCAACCCAACACGGGAATCAACTCCGAAGCTAACTCGAGACCTGGGATCCAAGACCGGAAGCTCGACTCTCAATCTTGACCTGAGACCGAAGACTTGACCCTGACTAGACTCTCGATTCCTACCTTAGCTTGACCCTGATTCTAAAATAGAATTGGAGATCCAACTCCTGATCCCAACCCTAACTCGGACCCAACTACCAAACTTGACCCGGTACACGACTCTCGATCCTGAACCTAACTCTCCATCCCAACCAGACTTCGTCTTGGAACCAAAATTTTACCCCAAACTCGAGACCAACTTTCAACCCCGATCCTCGTACCTGACTCTGACTCGGGACTCGATCTCTAACCCTAGGATGGGTGTGGTACAAGGGTGCGGGATAGGTGGAGGTATGTAGGTAGGGATGGTTGGATAGTGCAAAGGGGTGGGTTGAGGAAAtgaattagttttataaatacGGACTGAAATAGTCATCCCTATCGATGAGTAATGTAGCATGAACTATGAAGAGGTGATTAAGAAACgaattatttagttaaaataaaaaataatattattgactTGCATCATagagttcatatatatatatatatattgtcgtAGAATATGCCACGTGGGCCCCAAACAAGTGATGAGTTGCACATTGTTGTAGAATATGCCACGTGGGCCCCAAACAAGTGATGAGTTGCACATTGTTGTAGAATATGCCACGTGGGCCCCAAACAAGTGATGAGTTGCACAAATCTCATGGCTATAAATAGTCATTATACACATTAATAGAAGGACACatttttatgaaagatctgtACTATAGTTCTTGTAGTACTATAGTTCTTGTACTATAGATCTTGTTGGTCATGCAGATGCAGGTTATTTATCTGACccacataaagctcgatcacaaacaggCTATCTGTTCACATACGGAGGTACTGCTATATCATGGCGATCTACGAAGCAGTCTATTGtcgctacttcttcaaatcatgctgagataatagccattcatgaagcaagtagagaatgtgtatggttaagatcagtaatacattttatcaaagaaagatgTGGTTTGAAGTGTGACGTCAAGATACCCACAATGCTCTTTGAAGACAATGTTGCATGCATAGCTCAACTAAGAGGAGGctttataaaaggagatagaacaaaacacatttcaccaaaattgttcttcacacatgatctccagaagaatggtgatattgatgtgcgacaaattcgttcaagtgataatcCAGCAGATTTATTTACCAAATCTTTACCAgcctcaactcttgagaagatgattcacaaaattggaatgcgaaaacttaaccatctgaatcgtggtttttatcagggggagtaaaatacgcactgtactcttttttccttagtCTAGGTTTtatcccactgggttttcctagaaaggtttttaatgaggcaacaagtAATGCGTGTTATGTATGTCTATATACTTACATAGACATacaagggggagtgttgtaGAATATGCCACGTGGGCCCCAAACAAGTGATGAGTTGCACAAATCTCATGGCTATAAATAGCCATTATACACATTAATAGAAGGACacatttttatgaaatatactACTTACTAAATTTTCCTTCTTTAAGTATATTAATTTTTGGATAGAAATCTCGATGAGTTCGTTATTCGTTAGATAATGAGTTCGTCTCTCTGTCCTTTTCCACTTAAATATAGAGTTTCTTGTCTGCAACAGAATTCGGCCCGTAAAATACATTCTTTAACTAACTAACGCCTATGATGAATAATTCCAAGTAGAAGACTCTGTCTACCCAAGTTTTCCTAAAAAAGGGAGTAAAGAAGCACACTTGGCTTCTCAACACACACTAAGatacaacatatatataactCAAGATCAATCAAAGggaacaaaatttgaaaatcgaACCTTTGCTCCACTGTGTTATATAGCACTCAGAGTGATGAATTGGTTAGAATGAAGAGAGACCAGCGATTTGTCGGAATTTCTCATATGATACCCAGAATACAAATTGCCAAGGGCCAAGCCTAGCCCATGTAGGAAAGAATCCCTTCCACAATGCTTTGAGTCCTTCAACTCTGACTGTTTTGACAAGACAATTGTAGGAGTTTCTATACTTGCAATTCCCTTGCTTATCAGCAGCCTGATTCATCATTCTCGTCTTAATTACATCTGCTGGACAGCTCAATGTAGTTGCTGACAGGCCTGACATTATAGATGATAAAGTGTGTGcatatatattatcatttgcTATGTTGTTATTGATCACAAAGCGTTTTGCATGATCATAGCACGCTAGTTCTCCCATGTTAACTAAAAAAGCTCTCTGAACATTTGGGAGCACGCCTTTCCAAAGTCCCCTGACGCCTTCAGTCTGAATAATCTTGTTGAAGGCATCAAATGGCCCACAATATCGAGGTTGTAGACCTTGGCTTGCCATTCTACTGTCTGCTTGCATCCTAACTTTGACAAGATCAGCTGGGCTTGCCACAACCTGAATCACAAGAAGACACATGTTCCACAGTAAGTCCTGCTGAAGTAAGGAATTGAAAGCTTAAGCATAGCGACCTAGTAAAGACAAGTCGCAGatcattcttcaaaattttctctGCTTAGCAGTATCAACATATCTTTTATCAATTTGCATTAGCTAGTCATACTTTACTTTCTTCCCAACAAGCACAAAGCTACAGGATATCAGAGatgtaaaacataaataagatagcATCATGTGGAATCATAAAAATGACTAAATTAGAGACTAGAAGATAAAGGGTTTGAGACAATATAATCTTTGGTGGAGAGATAAAAGGAACTAATTTCCATAAACCTACTAGAGTGATAAATTCACAAACATGAACGGATACATGCTTCATAAACCCTTCCAAGTGCACCTACCAACATCTATATCTCGGTAcagtaaataaaatttcaaaacagAAGGAAACTGTTATATACAATGTTTAAGACAACTGGTTTTTTACTCGGAATGGCAAATTAATCAAAAAGAAACACTACAAAGAACTTTGTTCTTCTAGTCCGCAAAAATAACAAATCACGATACCCAAGTTTTGTTCTGGCGATCACTAGTCCTTCATCCACTTACTCAAAAGTTTCGGGTAGCACGAAGGGAATGAAGAATTGACAATCTAATAAAGAGATTCCTCTTCCCTAAAGAATGTACAATTAGTTGCTCTACTCAATTCAGATTCTGATGAATCCCCATCAAACGAAAACATTTTTCCTCTTTGAAGGGCTAATCTTCATCAAAGTAAGCAAAAGAAGCGGGGGACACCACAAATAAGGCAATCCACTCTATAAACAAGAAGATAACCGACCATTCACCgtttatagaaaacaaattcGTATCGAATGTTTACATTTTCAGAATTCACATGGACTTCTGCAATATGAATGAGATATCAGCTCTACTCACTCACTGCATTAGTCACGTATCCAACTCTAATGACCACCTAACTCAAAATTTGTGACACTATTTTACTAATAATACTGTTTGACACCAACTTTTCAGTAGTTCAATATGTTTAACTATATAAAGTTGAAACCTTGAACAATAGTTTCCTTATCAAACTAATTTTCAGCCATTTTTTCACTACATATTCTTACACTACTATTAACAGAGTACATACCAAAATATTCCTCCCTTACTAGTCAAATTCCTTCATATACAATTAATAAAAGATCAGTATTGCGCTAGCGCGTGtgcctagtggtcaatgaaatGCGTTGGTCAATGAAATGCGTTGAGCAGCATGaggtctcaaattcaaatctctACTCCCATGGTATCCAGTGGAATTATTCGAGAGTTAACACAATATCTCCAATTTATTTAGCTCAATACAACAACGTAATTCCAAAAATTGAAATCTCAATTTACCTGAGCAataactccagatattccaCCAATAATAGCTTTGCTTGACAGAGAAAGTGTATGATCAGCAGGAACCAAAAAATTCCTCAAAAACTCATAGTTTACGATTCGAATTGGAGTGTAACACATATGCCTTATAATCGCCGGTGACAATCCCTTGTATAGTCCTAAAACGCCGTCGTTTCGTAAGATCTCCGCCACTACTCGGACGGCTGATGTCCGTCGAGACGAAACATGAGATTCGCCGTGGAGTTGAAGCCTCGTCTTGATGAGGTCAACCGGAAACGTGGCCGTTTCCGCCGCCATTGCCGACATCGCCGTCACTGCTAACTTTGTTGTATGGGCTCTCCGGCCATCGTTAAACTCTTGGGCTTTCATTGAGCTAGTGGTCCAGGCCTCAGAGGCATCAGTATTATAGACCATATACACTTAATCTTTGGAGCCGGCCCATCTTCAACTCTTGGGCCGTGCTAAGCTTGATGGGAAGTGTAGAGTTAGTCACgttaaatatacataacaaatattgaatatataGTGTGATTTGTATTTATCTGAGATACTAGATACATAAAGAGAGTGGCGAACCACATGGGAGAAAAGCGAAAGACGCGAGTGAGATTTGTTATGTGCCTCAGATTCACGCGAATCCATTGGATATAttgtattcaaaataaattacatcTAATTTTGACCATGTGTATCTCGAGCTACATATACTTATACGTATCTGAATGTATTTGGACGCTtcaaaatctaataaaaattgtaatattttcAAACTACAATGTATTTGAGTAATTCTCTTCGAAATTAGtaagatttttataaatttttgtattttcttaattGGTTTCTTCTAGCAATATTTTTAATAAGGAACATGATCAATAGTTAAACATTTAAGAGAAGGTATTGCAAATATGATGGtcacacatattttttttgataagttCTGCACCAAATAAGTAACATGCAAATATTCAAACAATAACTTATAAGCAAAGAACTTACTAATTTAAATAGATAACTTAAGAATAActcaaatcaataaaaatattaataatacattATAAACTACTTTTTTTCCGAACATCTTCTTTTATTCTATAAATACAAAGTCAATTCAATTCTTTTACGTATTAATTCGAACTTGAATCATATATcaatttctcttttatatatatactttgtctttaatattttaatatttatacacTATagtctctattttttttttcataaacattgaaatgaataaattaaagggTCTTTTGTTGTATTTTCCAAAAGTAAAGGGATCATATCACACATTCTTGTTTCTACAAACCTTCTTCTTCGTCGCCTTCATATCTTAAGCCTCGACCGTGAGAGGGTTTAAGCAGTCGGAAACACCATTGCTCGGCCGCAGCGCCGCCTCTTTCTGTTGCGTAAGCTCATCAAATAATCGCCAAAAAGATGTATAGAAGTAGAGCCACCATACTGACATCCAAATCAttgagaactctatcaaaggtaaGCAGACAATCTCTTCATTTAGAATCGTTAAAGTTcgttaattttttaagaaatatcaGTACTGCTACTCAAATATCTGAGATTGATAATTATAGTGAGTCAAAGGGGGGAAATAACAGTGATTTTCAGCAAAACCCAGATGGGGATTTGAATTATAACTCGAACAATACGGGTTCTTTGAATAAATTAAACTGGCAGGATCAGGAATGGGCGTATAATCAGCAGTTATCTCGTAGCACGCAAGGCGGCGGGAGTTATAGTGGAAATTCTAGGAGAATAGAGCAGAACCCTAGTGAGGTTTATGAGCAAAAAACTAGAACTGAATTTCAAGAACTAAAGGATACCAAAGGGTTTCAGCAGAACCCATATGCGAAAAATGAGAACTTTTCATCTGGGTATGTTAATGTTTCATCTAGAAATGAATTTCAGCAAACAGTTGGGAGAAACAATGATTTCGGGTCTCGAAAGGATTATCAAAGTAATTTAGTTCATAATAGAAATGATCGTAGTTCCAGGTTTGAGGGAGGTTTAGAAGCTCAGTCGAGTCAAAATGGAGTATATGGACACTATCAACAGAATTTAAATGGTGGAAACAGTGTAACGTCACAGCAGAATTTCAGTGGCAATTACATGAGAAATGTTGGAATGCCTCAGCAAAACCTTTCCAATTATGACCCTGGAAATGTAAGGAATGTTCAATCTGAGTATCCACAAAATGCAAGTGGTTATAACATGGAAAGGCATACGAATTCAAGTGGCTActcaagggagatgatggggCGATATCAGCAAAACTTAAGCGGCTTTAACCCCTCTAGTGCTGGACATCAAGCTTCTTATCAATATCAGAATGGAATAGTTGGCCATCAAGAAATGAGAAGTGCAACATCTGTCGAACAGTTGATTGATTCTGATGATAGCAGCAGTAAAAAAGGTTCAGTTGATGAGCTTGATGACTTATGTAAAGAAGGCAAAGTAAAGGAGGCAGTAGAAGTTTTGCAGTTGTTGGAGCAGCAACATGTCACAGTCGATTTGTCTAGATATATTATGTTGATGGATGTGTGTAGTGAGGATAAATCCCTTGAGGATGCTAAATCAATTCATGAGCACCTTGTGAGATCTCATCCTCATCTTGACATCAAAATGTACAATAAGATTCTTGAAATGTATGGAAAATGTGGCTCCATGAAAGATGCCTTTCTAGTGTTCCGAAAAATGCCTCAACGTAATCTGACTTCTTGGGACACAATGATTACATGGCTTGGTAagaatggtcttggagaagatgCAATAGAATTGTTTGGGGAATTCAAGGAAACTGGGATGAAACCTGATGGCCAAATGTTTCTGGGAGTCTTCCATGCTTGTAGTGTTGTTGGTGATATAGTTGAGGGCATGTTGCACTTTGAATCAATGAGTAAGGATTATGACATTGATCTATCCATGGAACAATATGTTGGAGCGGTGGATATGTTGGGAAGTACGGGATATCTTGATGAAGCTATGGAGTTCATTGAAAGGATGCCTATAGAGCCaagtattgatgtatgggaaACCATGATGAATCTCTGTAGAATTCATGGGAACTTGGAGCTTGGGGATCGTTGTGCGGAGATTGTTGAGCTCCTGGACCCATCTCGTTTGGATGAACAGTCAAAGGCAGGTTTTTTGGCTGTAAAAGCATCAGACATCGCTAcggagaaagagaagaagaaatctGCTCAAAGTCTTCTTGAGGCTAGAAGCAAAGTTCATGAATATCGTGCAGGAGATAGGTCACATCCCGATCATGAGAAGATATATGCATTGCTTAGGGGTTTAAAGCAGCTAATGAAGGAGGACGGTTATATACCAGAGACGAAGTTTGTGTTACATGATGTAGACCAAGAAACTAAAGAGGACGCTTTAATGGCTCACAGCGAGAGATTGGCTTTTGCTCAAGGTCTTATGAATAGCTCTGCACGATCACCAATCCGGATTATAAAGAATCTGCGTGTCTGTGGTGATTGCCATAATGCATTAAAGATTGCTTCAAGGCTTGTCGGTCGGGAAATTATCATGCGAGATGCTAAAAGATTTCATCATTTAAAAGATGGATTGTGCTCGTGTAAGGATTATTGGTGAAGATCCTGACCTTCAGGTAATACTTagtatattactttttttattgtcGTCTAGaagatctttttctctttttccttttttcttttttattttctttctttgtgtAAAACAAATCACATAAACATGCTTCATTAAGAAAAGGACATAAGCATGAAATTACCAAAGTTTATAACCAGAGACACGAGATGTAATTTCACGACCAGGGAATGCGACTCTAAGGGCATAACACCCAAGTCCTAACATTTGTTGGCATTTCTTAAGAATATGTTCAGTTTCCCACTCATTATTATGAAGATCAACTGAACGGCCTTTTATTCTATCCCGGAGAAGCTACATATTTCTTACTTTCTTTGGAGATGTTAAGATTGGTatactacaaaaaaattgaccttTCAACTAAAAAGTTTGGCCCAACGTTAAACCCATATTTAAATACCATATGTTAGTTTTGCCCATGGAGCTCTTGCAGTAGCAGAATATATTAAAACAAGTCATTCATTACCTGCTTCAAATAGGTAATACCGGAAATACTTATGGTGCTTCAAGCATGTTGAGCAGATAGCTTTCTTAAGATTTAATGATTGAGAATATGATAGCACTTTGGAATGCCTATGTCCCAAGGCTGATTACTGTATTTCTCTGTATCCTCTCCATCTTtacacttttttattttttaaaaaagtgattTGCTTGGTGGAATGGAATGCctttcttgtatttttcttttcgaAGCATTTTTGAGGTTAAGCAGCAAACTAAGGATATTTCATATTATTCCCAAACAAGTAGAGATGCATCATTGTTGTTTATACCATTTTCAGTGGTTGTCTAAGATATTCTTTTCCAAAGTTCTGTAAATATTTCCAGGTTCGTATTAATACAATCTTGTTTGAAtgctttatttttcatgttgatTTATATGATAACTTCATTGTAAAAAGGTACCTTTTCCGATCATGTAATTCTAAAGCATAGTTTCTTGCAGCTTTAACACAGCCAAGACTCAAGATTGTAGAGCATAGGTATAATTCATAGCAGATGGGATGATTTCCACTTACTTTATCAGCTGTTCGTGTCGCGCTGTTCAAAGATCGGCAAGTACCTACCATATTTAATGCCTCATGACCTCTTGATTTGGTTGGTGCTGTTAAAGTGTCAATATGCATAAGTTGTCCAGAAAGGATACAAAGGTGAGTGCAATAGCAGATACTGAGTTATTGTTCTAAAGATTGTAAAGGATGAGCAGCCAGGTTTTTTGACTCACCGAGAAACATATAAAGCTTCTATACTCTGTTCACCCCGGAACAAGACCAGATGAACCATCTTCTCAAACCGGATCAGCTAGACTAGTTGTAGTTGTCGAGGACGGTTGTCCATGAAGGGAGTTGTTTTCTATGTCTGAAGCTAACTGTTTCACATTCTGAAGTATAGAAATTAATAGGATAGgatcaaaatattttcattttgagtACTTCCATTCTTTTTTATGGAACAGTAATATTAGTAACATGGCTGTTGTATCCTTGTGCTTTGATGGTCTCCTTTTTCATGTTTGAACATGGCTATTGTTTATGCAGTGCATTCAGAAATTACAAACTTTTCCACCAAATGTCTTCCTTGAATTGTTACCTTCTTTGCTAGCGTTTGATTATAGATTTTATCTTCAAATATCTATTTGgtcataaaatttgatattcgatttttaaatattacaaattttcatattttgttgGTTTTTGTGatcatgttaaattaataatctaaCCAATAAGATGTTCATTATCGACTTTTGTTTGAAATCTTTTTTAGTATTTATGCAATAAATTGTGGAAACAACATTAACTGTTCATTTTGTCACAATTAAATCTAAATTGAGAGCGGAATCAATATTAATTGTCAATTTTTGTCAcaactaaatttataattgtgaAGAGAATAATACAAAGCGAACAATTACAATAAACAAACACACCTTCAAACAAACAAACACAACTTTACGAATCGTAATTAGACAATTTATATGATAGTTAAGCTACAAACTATActgcttattttattttgtttttatatactCGTAGGAGCGtgactaaatttaaatttgcgCCGGAAAGTCTCATATTGACGCTAAATCGCTTCCTAACATAGCCCCTCCTCTCCAATCCTCAATCAAATTTGCGTTCCCATGCTACCCTAACAAAGCCCCTCCTCTCCAATCCTCAATCAAATTTGCGTTCCCATGCTACCCTAACAAAGCCCCTCCTCTCCAATCCTTGATCAAATTTGCGTTTTTATGTTAAATCCAGTTTCGCGTCGAATATCTCTCGTTGGTGCTAAAGCGCTCCCTAACAAAGCCTCTCCTCTCCAAGTCCCGATCAAATTTGCATTCCCCAAGCGATGTGGAATGGGGCTCTCCAATCCTCGATCATTTCGTATTTTCCTAGGCGCTATAAAATGAAGGCTAAAACACTTTTTAACAAAGACGATTCTGTACCTAGCCACAGACTGTATTTGTTTTGAAGTTCTTCTCAAAAAGTTATTGGGATGTTGTGACTATTAGATTTCGGGTCGGGTCGTGTATGAACATGGGCTTCAGTCACAGTGCAGTCAAACATGAAAATGGCGGCAAATGCAGGAGCTGGATTCTTCTTCACACCATTGAAGCAGCAGAGCACAATTTACTTGAACCCAAAGCCTCACTTTTTCCTCTCTCTCTAAGTCTCCTTTTCTCGGGGCTAACTCAATTACAAATCTTtatatgcatgatttttaaTCAATTAGGGTTTTTTCTCCGCCGGAAAAGTAGATTTCTAAATCATCAGTAGCAAACTTTGTAAGAGCTGCACAAATGACGTGCGATACGTCTTCATCGGGATGCGGTTTGGAGAAATTGGAGTCGTTGAGTGATGATTCCATATCAGTGATATCGGAAAACTGGAATGGCTTTTGCTCTTCTTCAGAAGCTCTTCTCAAAGGCAGTGGTGATTTGTCATTCAGCGATGAGTTTGTAATACGAGCGAAGAATCTCTGCAAACATGGCCTTTCATCTCTAGTTGAACAGCACTTCCTTCGTTGCATTGAGGTCTGCTCAATATTTTTACATCATAGtgttattttgttttgaatgaaATGTGCATATACCGAAAGCAGATTAATGTACTAAAACTTCATAGCTACTCAATTTCGCTAAATACAAGTAAAGATTGTTCCTTTTTGGAGGAAAATTGTGACCTGGATCATTGTTTCCTGCGTTTGATTGAGTATAATAGTAGGTGATATATGGTAATTATTCAAGGTATAATATTGGATATAAGtagaaaaatggaaaatgagTTTCGCGCTTAAGTGACTGAATTAGTTTTCTTCTCTTAtcataaatttttgattttggaGAAGACAATTTTAACTATTCAAGGGATTTAAATTGGGAATGTGTTGTCACAGTGAATATTTTGGTTGATGAAATCATCTCAATGTTTGaataccttgaatttgaaaatgttttctCCAAGGTCAATATTCGAAATATTTGCCAATGAtttcatcaacaaaaatattatatgtgaaaacattttcaGCCACACCATGCATACTGATTCATCATTTCCTAAATTTATGATGTAACCTagttttacatattttaaagCCGGTATGGCCATTATGACTCTACTAGGTGTTCTTTTTGAACTCACGGTGACAGTGTTGTGTTCAAACAGGAAATTTTTGAGAGAAATGGAGCAAAAAGGTTCTGGAGTTATTTTGAACCTTACAGAAATGCTGCACCATCTGAAACTAATAAGGATCTTGTACGTACATACAATCCTTTGTCATGTCATTCTACATTAAAGAGAAGGCCTATTCTACGGAATTAGAAAAAATAGATTACTACTTGATTTTCACTGGGAACTGTCTGCGTCTGTGCAGATGCAGGATTATTGTTAATGAGAATTCTCTatatttgttgtaatttttggatttttgtacCTTCGTGTAAAGTTCTACACTTCTGTTCCCAATCCAGTCTTACTTTGATAGAGTATCTGTACATTATATGACCTAACAACCCATTTACACCTTTTTAAGTAAGTGATTaaactttttaatggttttagttattatattttatgattaccATAGTTTCTTGGTCTTTACTTCTTTCTTTCATTGCTACAAATTTATTGAACACTGTCGCAATTGGCTTATATTTTGAATCTTAGCTTCCTTACACGGCAactacatttattatttttgggaaGTAATTTACATGGAAAAATGTTTGTCAATATTATCTTGTCTAGCTAGTGGATATGGATGGTTATGTACTCGTTATTGCTGCTGATTCCATTTGCCGTATTTATCTTTCTCAAGCGATGACTTGGTTTTAGGGCTTGGAAATTTTATAAGTAAATCCTGATTGGTATTGATGCAGATTCTAGAAGAAGAAATTCAGCAAGTGATATGTAAAGCTTTGGAAGAAATATCATCTCAAAAGCAGTTCCAGGAGAAGTGCCTATTATTGTTGGCTCGTGCTTTACAGTCCTATGAAGAAGACAAATTGCAAGGACAAGCGAACCCAGATACTACTCGAGTTTATCTGTTCTCGAAATATCAACTAATTGTGTCTTCAGTTCTATTGGCTAGCCTTCCTCACCATTTTCCTGGTATGTGGATTATTA
The window above is part of the Solanum pennellii chromosome 5, SPENNV200 genome. Proteins encoded here:
- the LOC107018492 gene encoding pentatricopeptide repeat-containing protein At2g34370, mitochondrial-like isoform X2 produces the protein MYRSRATILTSKSLRTLSKDQEWAYNQQLSRSTQGGGSYSGNSRRIEQNPSEVYEQKTRTEFQELKDTKGFQQNPYAKNENFSSGYVNVSSRNEFQQTVGRNNDFGSRKDYQSNLVHNRNDRSSRFEGGLEAQSSQNGVYGHYQQNLNGGNSVTSQQNFSGNYMRNVGMPQQNLSNYDPGNVRNVQSEYPQNASGYNMERHTNSSGYSREMMGRYQQNLSGFNPSSAGHQASYQYQNGIVGHQEMRSATSVEQLIDSDDSSSKKGSVDELDDLCKEGKVKEAVEVLQLLEQQHVTVDLSRYIMLMDVCSEDKSLEDAKSIHEHLVRSHPHLDIKMYNKILEMYGKCGSMKDAFLVFRKMPQRNLTSWDTMITWLGKNGLGEDAIELFGEFKETGMKPDGQMFLGVFHACSVVGDIVEGMLHFESMSKDYDIDLSMEQYVGAVDMLGSTGYLDEAMEFIERMPIEPSIDVWETMMNLCRIHGNLELGDRCAEIVELLDPSRLDEQSKAGFLAVKASDIATEKEKKKSAQSLLEARSKVHEYRAGDRSHPDHEKIYALLRGLKQLMKEDGYIPETKFVLHDVDQETKEDALMAHSERLAFAQGLMNSSARSPIRIIKNLRVCGDCHNALKIASRLVGREIIMRDAKRFHHLKDGLCSCKDYW
- the LOC107018492 gene encoding pentatricopeptide repeat-containing protein At2g34370, mitochondrial-like isoform X1, which translates into the protein MYRSRATILTSKSLRTLSKVSRQSLHLESLKFVNFLRNISTATQISEIDNYSESKGGNNSDFQQNPDGDLNYNSNNTGSLNKLNWQDQEWAYNQQLSRSTQGGGSYSGNSRRIEQNPSEVYEQKTRTEFQELKDTKGFQQNPYAKNENFSSGYVNVSSRNEFQQTVGRNNDFGSRKDYQSNLVHNRNDRSSRFEGGLEAQSSQNGVYGHYQQNLNGGNSVTSQQNFSGNYMRNVGMPQQNLSNYDPGNVRNVQSEYPQNASGYNMERHTNSSGYSREMMGRYQQNLSGFNPSSAGHQASYQYQNGIVGHQEMRSATSVEQLIDSDDSSSKKGSVDELDDLCKEGKVKEAVEVLQLLEQQHVTVDLSRYIMLMDVCSEDKSLEDAKSIHEHLVRSHPHLDIKMYNKILEMYGKCGSMKDAFLVFRKMPQRNLTSWDTMITWLGKNGLGEDAIELFGEFKETGMKPDGQMFLGVFHACSVVGDIVEGMLHFESMSKDYDIDLSMEQYVGAVDMLGSTGYLDEAMEFIERMPIEPSIDVWETMMNLCRIHGNLELGDRCAEIVELLDPSRLDEQSKAGFLAVKASDIATEKEKKKSAQSLLEARSKVHEYRAGDRSHPDHEKIYALLRGLKQLMKEDGYIPETKFVLHDVDQETKEDALMAHSERLAFAQGLMNSSARSPIRIIKNLRVCGDCHNALKIASRLVGREIIMRDAKRFHHLKDGLCSCKDYW
- the LOC107018899 gene encoding mitochondrial uncoupling protein 3; the protein is MVYNTDASEAWTTSSMKAQEFNDGRRAHTTKLAVTAMSAMAAETATFPVDLIKTRLQLHGESHVSSRRTSAVRVVAEILRNDGVLGLYKGLSPAIIRHMCYTPIRIVNYEFLRNFLVPADHTLSLSSKAIIGGISGVIAQVVASPADLVKVRMQADSRMASQGLQPRYCGPFDAFNKIIQTEGVRGLWKGVLPNVQRAFLVNMGELACYDHAKRFVINNNIANDNIYAHTLSSIMSGLSATTLSCPADVIKTRMMNQAADKQGNCKYRNSYNCLVKTVRVEGLKALWKGFFPTWARLGPWQFVFWVSYEKFRQIAGLSSF